The window aaaataaaatgatagaaagaAACGGTTACATGTTTTGATCGCGAAGCTTTACTGGGAGCGAATTGATTGCCAGATATACAAAAACTCGACAACAGATCATCGCCCGTGATAAGTTTGACGATTTCACGCGAAGGTTaccgattaaatttatacgcgTTGATGCTCAGAGACAAGTACACTTTTATCTGATCGCTATCGTCACACCGAGAAGTAGATGCGGTTATCACGAAAAGTAGAGATCGAGTATCAGCGTCATCGTTGCATTGTGaataagaggaagaagaagaagaagaaaaaatattgcgcggagaattgaaaaaaaaaaaaaaaaaagaaaaaacacttTGGTCGGTGAATAATCTGGAGAAGACCGTTGTCCATTGGTCCAGTAATTGTGCGACTTGTATATACGAAGGCAAACTAATGTATGTTGTATCGTTGACgagattttgtaattaataaataagattaaaagtaagtgaaaatatttaagaacataaattttttttttttttttcgttacgaGAAATTATTCGTTACGTTTGTTCCAGGAAACGatctttcagaaaatttttattcgtatcttttcgattcgtttcatttcgtcgataaataaataatagattttattcgtatctctttttttcatcttttgttTGTTTCTGTTTTAGGAATTTCTAGAATTTCTAGAatcgcgaaataaaaattggacaGAAAATGATTTTGCCTCTGTTGTATACCGTGATGTATATCTCGATCAGTTTTGTTGAATGCATTCCGGAATTGGAATTAGTACAGATTGTAAGAAACGATGCGTTTCTATTGAGAAACAATAAAGAATATCATgcaacatatttaatattatccgtCTCGAAATTCGTTTCAGGTATTCGCTCATAAAACGTATGCTCCAATTTCGGAATTGATAAAGAGCAACGAGACGAGTTTACCGCATAATTTAACTTATGAATACTTTAACACGGCTCCGATTACCATGCCCAAAGTAAGTTCAATCTCTTTACGAAGATACgtgatgaatttaaaatatatatatacgaacgaGTGAAACTTTCGATTCATTTTGCTCAATAGATCGGTATGCTTAACATGTACAATCTAGGAGTTCATTTACGAACGATATACGACGAATTTCTCGGCGAGATTTACATGCAAGAAACGACGAAAATGCAAACGGCCGAGTATCCGTTGTCCATATTAGCTGGCCAATTAGTGAATGCGGGTCTCTGGCCTCCGGCGAAACAGCAAAGATGGAACGCTGATATAAATTGGCAACCGATACCTATAGGTAGTCGTATACGAGAAAATATGTGTGTGCGCATGCGTGCTTGCGTGTGAgtgagagaggaagggaggaagaaagggacagaagagagagagagagagagagagagagagagagagagagagagagaaatattgaaagattattcaaacgtattaatatattttataatagattatatagcAGCGCACGAAGATACATTGCTACTCGGGATACAGTgtccaaattttattctcgagaTGGAGAAAGTGTTAAATACGTCGCATGCGCGAGAAAGAATATCGCAGCATTTACCTTTGTTCGATTATATATCGAACTACACAGGGATGAATATTCGACGACCATCAGAAGTGGCTTTGCTCTATTCCGTTCTCGAAACGAAGGTaaggaatattaaattgttatgatTTAGTTGAAAAATAGATGGATggatattttagaattgaaaatatcttaagattatcatatataatgattttctttttattcttattcgaataaaaagtgCAGTATTATTGCAGGCCGATTTAAATCAACCGCTTCCATATTGGGCACGAGATATCTTTCCCAATGGGGGAATGTATAACGTGTCGTTGCTCGAATACGATCTCCTTTGGGAAACTCCTTtacagaagaaattaaatggcGGGGCAATCGTAAGAGAGATTTTAGTGAATTTGTTGATGTACATCAAGGGAGACATACCGAGGAAACGAAAGCTCATGATGTTCAgcggaaacgaaagaaatgtCGTGAGCGttttgaaaagtttaaatttgtgGTCGCCGCATATTCCAAACGAGGCAGCATCCGTGATTTTTGAACTTTATTTTGACAATGAAACGGAAAGTCATGGTGTGAAGGTGtgtgttaaaattaatcaaaacatcactttttttacgtaaatatctcttttgataataattgtattgaaatacgaaatgataatgaaatggaattggaaggaaataaatattcatcgtacgaattaaaatattctaaaagaataataatgaaaaacataTCTGTTATCGTTTCAGATTAACTATTACACAGGAGTAGATGGTATCACTATTCCTTTGAAAATACCAAATTGCACCGAAATATGCCCAATTAggacatttttatattcattaatagatattttaccCGAGAACACCCAACGATTGTGTCATTGTGGAAAGATTGATCTTTCTGATCAAAGTGTAATATCCAATGATATCATTTATAGTAGTAGATCTGTTTCCCATAGGTTACAAAGTATTATGCATCTATCTATTTTGTTAGTAATTACattattcgtataataataaatttgtataaatctgAATCTCATTGCAAATGTTCGAATAATTCACACACGtgtgagaaaattaaaaaaaaaagaaaaaaaaaatacaagaaaataacaatttgcatttatattaaaaatatgtttatattttttacatcattctctttctatctctctctcaagttaaataatttttaatgattgaaatctcaatatttttaataacaatttatttgattatatatttaaaattatatatgtataaaatataaattatttgttgattattatttaatctaataaattacttgttgtttattaaaattataatttcaattaaaaatttcaataaaaattaaataaaagaaaacaattacaatgtccttttatttaaaatttattcatcatatataaaaagtgataaaaagtatatgaaataatatataacctaTATACACTGCATATTAacctatattaaaattacacttgaaattatttaatcatatagttaataaattaactaattttcgtgattttttagcaaattgaacaaaattttctgTAGCAATTACTGTAAAGTCATCCAAAATCATTAACCATCTTCTTTCTCTTGTTTGCTTACTATCTTCCATTATCGTGctttcgaaattcaattgttttttcCATGAATCGATTACAGATGGTATTGTTTCTTCGTCAGATTGatctctttcttcgtttctaaACACTGATCGATATTTCTGTAAACAActagttaatatataaaatataatatgcaattgacttattatattatgtacatcagcttttttgttatttactagagaaattaaaatgttttcgtAGATTTTCAGTTTCGTGGTcagatgatttattatttcgatacaaATTCTCATAGAAgtgcataaatataaaataatgctgATTTGATAAGTTTGTATCGTAacctaaatgaaaaaaaaaaaagaaaaaaaatataatcttgaatcttaatcttaaatatttattttgaataatcaataatttatgtatataaatctattacaATTAAGCAATACCTTTCTAAAACTAAAGTCATTATTTATctctgacattttttttttatctttaacgacaaaaaaattaagtatttcattttttaaagaactatgcatattttatatgtaattttaacatttaattttaatattaaataataagaataagtaataaaaagtatgagagattaacattttataattatcactaacgtttcaaattgtttatttataactatattttatatcattttttcttaacTATTAAcacaagtattttaatttaccttGTTTAGTCGaatattctcaatattttcatCCAATATACTTGTCACTATTTGCACAATTTCTTGTGTATACgcattagttttatatttagcTTCAGAAATGTCACAAAAATCCAATATTGCATTCAAAGCTTGCTCTTCTAAAGTATCTTTCCAACATCTTTTTCTCATATACAATTTTCCTATTCTCTCATCTTGAAAAACTGAAAGAATCATCTTTGCCGATTCAAAAGCAACATCGTCCGCATTTAAAGAATCGAGTATGAATTTCAACCATTCCGATGAAATCTTTTTGTCCTTTCCTTTATAAACCTCAGAACCTGCAGTTAATCCATGAACAGAttttaatctctttcttttacgTCCACTTTCTTCGCATTCTTCGAATGAATATTTCTGCGCATGTCTTTTTTGCGTATatgattttacattatttgcgCTAATAATATCGCTTTTATgatgagaaaaagataaacacAATTGATCTTGATTTAAAATccaatctttttcaattatatctgTGGTAAGAAATTCTACGTCATGCGTGTCAGTCCTGTCTTCTTGAGgagtaattttatcgattttttcacTAGAAAATATACTCTTTTCACTTTCATCGATGtaattcgatatcgatatatattctgCACTCAATTGATAAGTATCGTAAGCACTGTCTTTTTGAGGAGAGCAAGCATTGTCGATCTGATTCGACGAAATAATAACACTTTCATGATGAAAATCCAAATCAGAAGTTTGTGTAGCAATTACGTGTTCATTCGATTCAGAGGTTAATTGTTTCTTTCGTTCgcataatgaatattttttgttaaataaaatacctgAAAAGTTACTATCGTGCGGGAAGACACCGAGGTTATCTTTCATTTCTGTCAAAGTTTTTAAAACACCATTATTTTGGGaatgtaataatgaaaatttctctgTCGATTTATCGTtgataagattattttcttcaactaGTTTCAAACAACTTTCTCTGTCTACGACTTTATCTTGACTTTTCAAAGAATCTCTAAACATATCGGAACTAGAAGAATAGTCTTGGTCTGAATCCTggataatacaattattcaaaGTTGTATTTCGTTGTGTACTTGATTGTGTATTGAAGTATCTGTCAAGACTTTGATAGGATGTAAAAACGGAaggattaattcttttttgagtgaaaatttcaatttcttgttCCATTTCTTGATAACAAGATAAAGATATactgttttttttatcacactGTACGTTACATGATAAATCgatactattaatatattttaaattatcatcaaaattaCTATGATCATTATCTTGAATATGAGGTATCGAatcttgattatataaatcagaatcttttcctaaaaatataatatttttttaaagatgttatcaggttatatattatttgaaatttttatttaatatatatgataaagttTAAggatatagtataaatattaacattaattacttatattatatgttacgttaattgtttaaaaatataattaacataaaaaatatttgttaaaaatattaaatattaaatataacattaccAATATTTTTCCACTGTTTATGAAATACCAAATGAAATTGTTCAATGGAAATAGTTTTCATGAATATGATAGCTGACTTTAACCAAACAATACTTTGTACGAAATTTAACTCCTTCAAATATTCTTCTGTATAACTCGATATGTTctcacaaaaattttgaataagattttgaggtatattcaaaaaatgttcACAtcgataacaatatttatttttatcgttgaacTTCTTTAATTCcttcatttctattaaaatatcttcgataatataaggagaatataatttttcattcgataagTTATTTGTAAAAGTACCTATACATtagtaattatgtataataatttattatattatttattattgaatataatcgatcaataattattattatattattattgaataaaaaattgtaattatgaaaaaaacctAATTCGGATGAATGATGATACGAATATTTTACGTATGCATATTGTAATtcagaaagaattttatttcgctttttaatatgaagttttaattgttcgatcttattaatattgtcgTTCACCtagaacaataataaataataataatttgaataatttaaagtaataacAGAATCTTAAAAATGCTTATAACagaatcttaaatattataaaatattatgaaataaataccatattatatatatctatatttttattaattaaaaatattttattaaaaaatatcgtaaaaatttctaattttacatataaaaaaataaatattaaattctattttatgtattaaattattgaaatataagctgataaataaaatattcaaattataattcatttgaatgtaaagatatatatatatatatatatatatatatatatatatatttataagaatcaaattgaaattgatttcatttgaaattgaaaatagtaatataagattaattatctataCATCACATTAATTTGtagtaaataaatcaaatcacATGATGAATACTATAAATACTTCAGTTAttgattatagaaattaaaaattaaaatcgaatttatattattatgcaaaatGCATTATGATACTAACCGGTGTATTCAacatttactatattattatattactatattaaatgcttatttttataaaaataaattatatttatgaatttatttaaatgttaaaaacaatttattagtattatttatttaacgataaataatttcctaattaaattaatataaatagttttttatttcatatttcaaacttattaatcgataaaatctGATTCCCCtagattttgattatataattttatttggatttgataattcgattcgttgaacaatttatataataatttaaatatatttttttattaatattatcaatttatataaaatatattcgaaatttttttttataatcattaattgattcaaaataattttttaatgaatcatTATGAACAACATTTTCAGAAAGATAGTTTCACGTGCTTCCGGTTTATCGATCGAACCGGTAGGAACATGGTAATTCGGACATAACGAGAGCAAAGTGATTTTGATCTTAATCTTTTTacgtaaaaagaatttaataattaactgtAAATATGAGTGCACTTACATCTGAATCCTTAACTGATAAAGAGAAAAGTGAATTTATGcaacaaataaaacaagaatttGCCATTGCAAGTGCACAAGAGATGCTCTCGGTATGATGgcataatacatttatttctcttttttttacaaattaagaatgaatgaatagcatatatttaattttatattttcagaaaatgtcAGAGAAATGCTTCAAAAAATGTGTGGTTAGACCTGGCACTTCTCTGGATAGTTCTGAACAGGTAATATCTATTCACAGAACATATCATACATAaccttaatataaaatataacctgAGAGCTTCAAagatagaaaagaattaaatataaatacatattttttttattagaatattataacagaaataacttgaaaatagcttttgtaaaatttttattaatttaattaatttctgtataacgaataatttttatataatatatgaaattgttaCAAATCTTTAAGGAATGAAaaggaattaatataaaatatataaaataacatgaatgatcgagtatatataaataaattaagaattgttcaaaaataataaagtttttaaatatatttgaaatttttatatatattttattttaattttaaattataacaaattttacatgatattataataattaaaacaataataatcaacaataataatatatatattatttagattattaattataaatataatttgttatatttatatttaaatattattatatttttgtatttgttcaaaatgataatataaatagtaaataataaatgataaagataaatagatataattaattaaaatttaaagttttgataaagcaaattaaaaattaaagtaagattaagtacatattatattaaaaatgaattgatttcattttaaatataaaattttttctgtattatatatattaaattatgccataataatatagaaacatagttaaaaataaagttgtaaaatacaaatgaatttaatacgaagaaatttttcataagtcattttataatttatttgcagAAATGTGTAGCAATGTGTATGGACCGATATATGGATGCATTTAATCTTGTATCAAAAACATATAGTGCTCGAATACAAAGAGAGCATAATAGAATGTAACAGtacaaattgttaaataaattgtttctgGTTGTATATTGTGTAATTGTATATCAACTATTTCCAAGTATTGTTTaggaaattgtaattattatgtatatttgttaTCAAATCTATGTCATTTATaaacattgaataattttgtatataacaatatcatttttgattaatatttatataaaaaatagatttttatatttataaaactaaaagttaaaaatggaatttcaatattacacAGTGAAATAATACTGCCATCTGTACTTATAAAGTATTGACAAATAAATCACTTAAACTTATAATCTGTTTTCTTTCActgaaatattatgattatgttATACTTGTCACAttagcaataattttttatttaatataattctttatttatattttaagcttaatataatttaaatattttgacttttttcttatatatgtaaaactaaactttgaataaaaatttataaaaatagagaataatttGTTACATGAGATTAAGATTAAACTTTGGGTAGATTAATTATAaggtatataaagataaaaggtagataaaaagaaaacgcaACAAttgcaaaagagaaaaatctttataaaataaataacatatacatgaatattgttacatcatatttcaaaatcataaataagtaacttagatattttataaattccgcAATTCCATAGTATGTATTTGCATTGTTTCTTATTCATATACACTAAAAGGCACAATATAGCTACCAATACTTCAACGTGGTTACAAAAATAAACCTCTAGGActgtatgaaaaaatattgtaagtgATTCATTAATACTTCATCTgttcaatttgatattataaattagtaaataacaataattacaaCTATTTCATATCAGTGTTTgcaaaatctataattaattcaccAGTACATTATATGCCATTATTATATGTACAGATCAATACAGATAGTTTATAACATAACAAAtcgatgttattaattatatatattcttttcttagcAAAAAAACAGTGCAAAGATATACATATGTGTTAtatgtaaagaaatttattaatattttttctaatcttaaaaaatatattttcaacttttttatattgtatttattatgttcGGCATATAAAATGaaggattatatatttattatgtactttatgtacattttacagattttccaaaagaaaaagaaaaaatatatatatatatatatatatataacaagatttttgtatatattaaaatgtagaacatgtgatattatattaatcagtTTAGGATTATTTGAAATCACTTCTGAaactacataaatataaaaatgtttatataccCTGCAATAGAAATGTTTACAAAAACATTTTCTAGTTTTATcagaatgtaaaataaaatttgttgatatACTGTTATAAGTTATGaaacatttcttaaattactctcttctttcttctctttcttataatttacattgaaaaatactttttatgtaaatttctttACTAATGCTAACAATACAACAAAAGTgcttaataatcttaataacaatggaatgtatttatattttacattctatAAAGTGTAGGAATGTTCAGTATCATcctgaaattgtttttataaaattatatgtcatatcaatattaaaatgtaaccACGTTGATTGGTCAGGAACACACCtgctttaatatatacatatagataaatattgattcaaaTTAAGAGATTTCATAATACTGTAGaagtaaaaactttaaattttatattttcactatttaaaatatgattttttaaaataaataatttattttttaattcagttataaaaaatgaatattaaaacaataaatgttgtaacattaatttttaacaaagtaatgaaattataatacaaaaaaatatacattcatgaaattataataattataataaaaacaaaattttctaactAAATGATATATGAAATCGATTAAtggcatatttatattattgttttaaatataattaatgtataattgaaattttaaagaatgaaatCTCTTTGTTTGaatcatttacaatatttactaTTGATGATATTACAGTAATTGTGTGCTActaaaaattttgtgaaagaaGCAGGCTGTACAACTGTTAACAGATTTTGATTTGTCAAGCATCCAGTTGATCCATTATGAATTGTACTTAGTTATTGCATCTTATTGgggcataatatatttatatcaagatATTGGATTGCCCAAAAATTGaactatttaataagatttcattaatattaatttatggatGCAAGTAAACATAAGcatctatcaattttttttattgaatattaatctttaaattctttaatttttaattttgcatttagCACCAttatctttaaagaaaaataattttatatattttttttagacaatccatttttatatagaCGGATAATTTACTGATATTGCTATCAATACTATATCAGTAACTTTAGTTAAATGAGGTAATGACATTAGTCATAAAATGGACAGGAATTATTTCGGTAAACATAAcaaaattgttacaaaattttttaaaaagatataactaAGTATTCAACAACCATTAATGTAACTgattacttttcatttttaagatattttaacattaagataattgtttttaatgagTATAATACTAGATATATTTACAGAACAACGTAGAAGGCAGTTTGTCTGAaagtatacaattaataattttagtattatttttttaattcagttaatataatacatcataaagaaaagaaaacaaaaaaaaaaaaaaatatttattttaaatagtattttattatttatttaactggttcaaaattttatttcatagaaatctttttttagaatttttatatgatttctatttttaatatttttaattataaaaacatataatttaatattttattacaataataacagataataatgatagttcattaatttaatttataatattcaatttcttttgataaaatttttataatgtttttatacaaAGCTGAatcttctaatataatataatgttaatcccataagatttaaaaaatactactaaaataaaataaaattcattatttataaaaatattttttgacaaaaaaaaattataaaatattgaaagtataatatttataaatatattttcagacATTTTCCTTCTACGTTTTTTTGTAGGAGAACTTATAAGTATTGAGCCATAAATGGCAGTGCCACGttagaaatcaaaataattttataaatttataccaaTTCGCATTAATATACTTGATGCCCTGACacagaatattgaatattaatgctatgaatgaattaatattttaaatttcttacaatAGTTCTTTAGTATGTGTAGTGCATTATAGTTCCTTTGCACAATTTGTTGTAATACCCGTTGCAAAATTTGACATATTTTtgtctatatttaaatcttcaagctaaaataaaatattcaaaatacattcatgcaatattcaaaatatataaaaaactatgattaaattgtatagaatgattatattatataggatgttttcataaataattgctacaaaattaaaaatatttctaaaatttcatcaagaattatgtttcataaaaatacgaattcataaatatcaaattataaataagtttgcataattttgataaatattctttttttttttttttttaagaatacaaattttatttttttttgatgaaatcgtttattttggaattataaattatatattataaaaaagaattatgaaaaataaaataatatattgctaacatattttatatatatatatatattaaaaacaattatatcttttaatatttgttgatatttggtaatataaattttttatttttttaatatttaaatatataaaataaatgctttgatataattcataatttaataatttaataatatattttatattttaatagaatatatttaaaaaataatataattccatgttatagaaattaaaaagcgaaaaaaatgtaaaaaaaaattgatttatggaaattatgcagatttaattataatataatttttatttaatattgcttAATATTTAAGTgtcatcaaataatatttatataggatattctatatatccaaaaaataaatctaaatttatataaaatgtacttACACATGATGTACTGCTTAATATATCATCCAcatcttcaatttcttcaCTTATATCCTCACTATGAGCACTATGAACACTATGaattttatcttgtttttttgtttgtagTTTTGGACTATTTGATTTTTGAGGATCCTTAGAAGGACTTTGATCATATGTACTACCAGATGCAGATGAGACAAAATCTTCTTCATAATTATCTATTCCATCAGttcctaaaaatattatctttattatataaaattatataaaattaatattgttaaaaatatattataagcatATACATCAACATACCAAGTCCAATAtccattaattcttttaaatcattaatattagtttttttaccatttaatGGTGGAAGATTGCTAAGTATAGAATgtgattttttatctaaaggTGGTAAATCTTGTAAAAAGGTgtcattattatgtatatcattaatattctctctttttccatcaacaataatttcttcaaagtaTACAGTTTTTCCAAAACTGTTTCCAGTATTAACTGGTTTTTTGTTTTGtacattatttactatttgtaattccaaactatttatattattttgcttatttatatcttcattTTGATTTGTTTGCATTTCAGTAATTATAGATTCATCAAACTTAATTAAAGGCTCGGTTTTATTTAGTAAACTTGTTTGAATGAGTGTATCTATCTCAGTCTCCTTTGTAGTATGATTTATCATTGTGCCATTTGGACTTGTAGGGAGTGTATCAAAATTCATACTATTGTTCCCTTTGCTATCAATTCCATTgttttcttcattatattcAGAAGTTGTACTATTTTTGAGAGAATCTTGCTtctcataatttaattcatctaATGAAACATGAACagatgtttctttattttttttttcagttattGTCACATTTATTGGAAGTTTTGGACTTTGTTGTGAAACACTTTCTAAATTATCCgatatatcattatcatttgaTAATGATGTAGATTCATTGTTTAATACTTTTGGAATGGAAATTTCAAATGTTGTATTAGTAATATTTGTTTCAGTTGTatcagttttattaaattttttgtcaatgttattctaaaaaaatatttataattataataaatataataattattttttcatttatttata is drawn from Apis mellifera strain DH4 linkage group LG5, Amel_HAv3.1, whole genome shotgun sequence and contains these coding sequences:
- the LOC413166 gene encoding myb-like protein D, producing the protein MIDGNISMEEDTELRDLVVQTLENNGVLAKVRAELRASVFLALEEQESVMNPEPLLNKTVKQYLANSEGKLLFSLVREFLEYFGLDYTISVYDPETYFGKEYNYIGRNKLCEELGIESNEPLLGEILKNSMHSAFKNTQKNNIDKKFNKTDTTETNITNTTFEISIPKVLNNESTSLSNDNDISDNLESVSQQSPKLPINVTITEKKNKETSVHVSLDELNYEKQDSLKNSTTSEYNEENNGIDSKGNNSMNFDTLPTSPNGTMINHTTKETEIDTLIQTSLLNKTEPLIKFDESIITEMQTNQNEDINKQNNINSLELQIVNNVQNKKPVNTGNSFGKTVYFEEIIVDGKRENINDIHNNDTFLQDLPPLDKKSHSILSNLPPLNGKKTNINDLKELMDIGLGTDGIDNYEEDFVSSASGSTYDQSPSKDPQKSNSPKLQTKKQDKIHSVHSAHSEDISEEIEDVDDILSSTSCLEDLNIDKNMSNFATGITTNCAKEL
- the LOC102654542 gene encoding uncharacterized protein LOC102654542, whose product is MKELKKFNDKNKYCYRCEHFLNIPQNLIQNFCENISSYTEEYLKELNFVQSIVWLKSAIIFMKTISIEQFHLVFHKQWKNIGNFLGKDSDLYNQDSIPHIQDNDHSNFDDNLKYINSIDLSCNVQCDKKNSISLSCYQEMEQEIEIFTQKRINPSVFTSYQSLDRYFNTQSSTQRNTTLNNCIIQDSDQDYSSSSDMFRDSLKSQDKVVDRESCLKLVEENNLINDKSTEKFSLLHSQNNGVLKTLTEMKDNLGVFPHDSNFSGILFNKKYSLCERKKQLTSESNEHVIATQTSDLDFHHESVIISSNQIDNACSPQKDSAYDTYQLSAEYISISNYIDESEKSIFSSEKIDKITPQEDRTDTHDVEFLTTDIIEKDWILNQDQLCLSFSHHKSDIISANNVKSYTQKRHAQKYSFEECEESGRKRKRLKSVHGLTAGSEVYKGKDKKISSEWLKFILDSLNADDVAFESAKMILSVFQDERIGKLYMRKRCWKDTLEEQALNAILDFCDISEAKYKTNAYTQEIVQIVTSILDENIENIRLNKVTIQTYQISIILYLCTSMRICIEIINHLTTKLKIYENILISLVNNKKADVHNIISQLHIIFYILTSCLQKYRSVFRNEERDQSDEETIPSVIDSWKKQLNFESTIMEDSKQTRERRWLMILDDFTVIATENFVQFAKKSRKLVNLLTI
- the LOC726703 gene encoding venom acid phosphatase Acph-1 isoform X2 gives rise to the protein MPKIGMLNMYNLGVHLRTIYDEFLGEIYMQETTKMQTAEYPLSILAGQLVNAGLWPPAKQQRWNADINWQPIPIDYIAAHEDTLLLGIQCPNFILEMEKVLNTSHARERISQHLPLFDYISNYTGMNIRRPSEVALLYSVLETKADLNQPLPYWARDIFPNGGMYNVSLLEYDLLWETPLQKKLNGGAIVREILVNLLMYIKGDIPRKRKLMMFSGNERNVVSVLKSLNLWSPHIPNEAASVIFELYFDNETESHGVKINYYTGVDGITIPLKIPNCTEICPIRTFLYSLIDILPENTQRLCHCGKIDLSDQSVISNDIIYSSRSVSHRLQSIMHLSILLVITLFV
- the LOC725705 gene encoding mitochondrial import inner membrane translocase subunit Tim13, whose product is MSALTSESLTDKEKSEFMQQIKQEFAIASAQEMLSKMSEKCFKKCVVRPGTSLDSSEQKCVAMCMDRYMDAFNLVSKTYSARIQREHNRM
- the LOC726703 gene encoding venom acid phosphatase Acph-1 isoform X1 encodes the protein MILPLLYTVMYISISFVECIPELELVQIVFAHKTYAPISELIKSNETSLPHNLTYEYFNTAPITMPKIGMLNMYNLGVHLRTIYDEFLGEIYMQETTKMQTAEYPLSILAGQLVNAGLWPPAKQQRWNADINWQPIPIDYIAAHEDTLLLGIQCPNFILEMEKVLNTSHARERISQHLPLFDYISNYTGMNIRRPSEVALLYSVLETKADLNQPLPYWARDIFPNGGMYNVSLLEYDLLWETPLQKKLNGGAIVREILVNLLMYIKGDIPRKRKLMMFSGNERNVVSVLKSLNLWSPHIPNEAASVIFELYFDNETESHGVKINYYTGVDGITIPLKIPNCTEICPIRTFLYSLIDILPENTQRLCHCGKIDLSDQSVISNDIIYSSRSVSHRLQSIMHLSILLVITLFV